Proteins encoded in a region of the Tripterygium wilfordii isolate XIE 37 chromosome 21, ASM1340144v1, whole genome shotgun sequence genome:
- the LOC119988704 gene encoding alpha,alpha-trehalose-phosphate synthase [UDP-forming] 1-like translates to MPTNKYNGNSTHFPSRVERLLRERKLRKSSRDTHPNEVTDNHKGNEVYENDLQSREDDNLPNSYIEKFLDGAVAARALSEVCEKEDSRPSRQRLLVVANRLPVSAVRRGEDAWSLEISGGGLVSALLGVKDFEARWIGWAGVNVPDEIGQKALTKALAEKRCIPVFLDEEIVHQYYNGYCNNILWPLFHYLGLPQEDRLATTRSFQSQFEAYKKANQMFADVVNKHYEEGDVVWCHDYHLMFLPECLKEYNNKMKVGWFLHTPFPSSEIHRTLPSRSELLRSVLAADLVGFHTYDYARHFVSACTRILGLEGTPEGVEDQGRLTRVAAFPIGIDSARFISALELPQVKEHIRELKERFAGRKVMLGVDRLDMIKGIPQKILAFEKFLEENLTWRDKVVLLQIAVPTRTDVPEYQKLTSQVHEIVGRINGRFGTLTAVPIHHLDRSLDFHALCALYAVTDVALVTSLRDGMNLVSYEFVACQDSKKGVLILSEFAGAAQSLGAGAILVNPWNITEVAASIGLALNMSAEEREKRHRHNFDHVKSHTAQEWAETFVSELNDTVVEAELRTSQVPPGLPENKAIEQYFQSCNRLLILGFNATLTEPVDTSGRRGDQIKEMELKLHPEVKGSLTALCSDAKTTVVVLSGSHSSVMDENFGEFDMWLAAEHGMFLRHTKGEWMTTMPEHLNMEWVESVQHVFEYFTERTPRSHFEQRETSLLWNYKYADVEFGRLQARDMLQHLWTGPISNASLDVVQGSRSVEVRAVGVTKGAAIDRILGEIVHSKSMTTPIDYVLCIGHFLGKDEDVYTFFEPELPSDPSCVGRAKPTDGLKSPSERRALKLPPNRSGTKSSQGRMQRPSPNTEKKYTNHSTGTARRASPEKMSWNVLDLKGKNYFSCSVGRNRTKARYLLGSSDVVPFLKKLAGASSSSVSLAPNS, encoded by the exons ATGCCTACAAACAAGTACAACGGCAATTCAACTCATTTCCCTAGTCGTGTTGAGCGGCTCTTGAGAGAAAGAAAGCTAAGGAAGAGCAGTAGAGACACACATCCAAATGAGGTGACTGATAATCACAAGGGCAATGAAGTATATGAAAACGACCTGCAATCTAGAGAAGACGATAACTTGCCAAATTCATATATTGAAAAATTCTTGGACGGGGCTGTGGCTGCAAGGGCACTTTCCGAAGTATGTGAGAAGGAAGACAGTAGACCTTCCAGGCAACGACTTTTGGTTGTGGCTAATAGGCTGCCTGTATCTGCAGTTCGGAGAGGTGAAGATGCATGGTCTCTAGAGATAAGTGGAGGGGGTCTAGTAAGCGCTCTTCTGG GTGTGAAGGACTTTGAGGCAAGATGGATAGGGTGGGCGGGTGTTAATGTGCCAGATGAGATTGGGCAGAAGGCACTTACAAAAGCTTTGGCCGAGAAG AGATGTATCCCTGTATTTCTTGATGAAGAGATTGTTCATCAGTATTATAATGGCTATTGCAACAATATCTTGTGGCCTCTTTTTCATTACCTTGGACTTCCGCAAGAAGACCGCCTTGCCACCACCAGAAGTTTCCAGTCTCAGTTTGAAGCATATAAGAAGGCGAATCAAATGTTTGCGGATGTGGTAAATAAACACTATGAAGAAGGGGATGTTGTCTGGTGCCATGACTACCATCTTATGTTCCTACCAGAATGCCTGAAGGaatacaacaacaaaatgaaAGTGGGGTGGTTTCTCCATAcaccttttccttcttctgaAATTCACAGGACACTGCCATCTCGGTCAGAGCTGCTTCGCTCTGTTCTTGCTGCAGATTTAGTtgg ATTTCACACTTACGACTATGCAAGACATTTTGTAAGTGCTTGTACTCGTATTCTTGGACTTGAGGGCACCCCTGAAGGAGTTGAGGACCAAGGAAGGCTGACTCGAGTAGCTGCG TTTCCTATTGGAATAGACTCAGCTCGGTTCATAAGTGCACTTGAGCTTCCTCAGGTTAAGGAACACATCAGAGAATTAAAAGAGAGATTTGCTGGACGCAAG GTGATGCTAGGTGTTGATCGGCTTGACATGATTAAAGGAATTCCTCAAAAGATACTGGCTTTTGAGAAATTTCTTGAGGAAAATCTTACCTGGCGTGATAAGGTGGTTTTGTTGCAAATTGCAGTGCCTACAAGGACTGATGTTCCTGAGT ATCAAAAACTTACAAGCCAAGTCCATGAAATTGTTGGGCGCATTAATGGCAGATTTGGAACATTGACTGCTGTTCCAATACATCACCTG GATCGCTCCCTCGATTTCCATGCATTGTGTGCGCTCTATGCTGTTACTG ATGTAGCACTTGTTACTTCTTTGCGGGATGGAATGAATCTTGTAAGTTATGAGTTTGTGGCGTGCCAAGACTCGAAGAAAGGGGTTCTCATTCTTAGCGAG TTTGCCGGCGCAGCACAGTCTCTGGGTGCTGGAGCAATTCTGGTGAACCCTTGGAATATTACAGAGGTCGCTGCTTCAATTGGTCTGGCTCTGAATATGTCAGCCGAGGAAAGAGAGAAGCGACATCGGCATAATTTTGATCATGTGAAAAGCCATACTGCTCAAGAATGGGCTGAGAcatttgttag TGAACTTAATGATACTGTCGTGGAGGCCGAACTAAGGACAAGCCAAGTCCCACCTGGTCTTCCAGAGAACAAGGCAATTGAACAATACTTCCAGTCCTGTAACCGACTGCTCATACTG GGGTTTAATGCAACATTGACTGAACCAGTTGACACTTCTGGGAGAAGAGGTGATCAAATTAAAGAAATGGAATTGAAATTGCATCCAGAGGTGAAAGGATCCTTGACTGCACTTTGTAGTGATGCAAAGACAACCGTGGTTGTTCTCAGTGGGAGTCATAGTAGTGTCATGGATGAA AATTTCGGAGAGTTTGACATGTGGTTGGCAGCCGAACATGGGATGTTTTTACGTCATACCAAGGGAGAATGGATGACAACAATGCCAGAACACTTAAATATGGAATGGGTTGAGAGCGTGCAG CATGTCTTTGAGTACTTCACGGAACGAACACCTCGATCACATTTTGAACAACGTGAAACATCACTTTTATGGAATTACAAATATGCAG ATGTTGAATTTGGAAGACTTCAAGCAAGGGATATGTTACAGCATCTGTGGACAGGTCCGATATCTAATGCATCTCTTGATGTGGTCCAGGGTAGCCGATCAGTTGAGGTTCGAGCAGTAGGTGTTACAAAG GGTGCTGCAATTGATCGGATATTGGGAGAGATTGTTCACAGTAAATCCATGACAACACCAATTGATTATGTCCTGTGTATTGGGCACTTCTTGGGAAAG GATGAAGATGTGTACACCTTCTTCGAGCCTGAGCTCCCTTCTGACCCTAGTTGTGTTGGAAGAGCAAAGCCAACTGATGGACTGAAATCGCCAAGTGAAAGAAGAGCTCTGAAGCTTCCACCCAATAGAAGTGGGACGAAATCATCTCAAGGTAGGATGCAACGACCTTCTCCGAACACTGAGAAGAAATATACAAATCACAGCACAGGAACTGCACGACGGGCATCACCAGAAAAGATGTCATGGAATGTCCTTGATCTCAAGGGAAAAAACTACTTTTCCTGTTCTGTTGGGCGCAATCGCACAAAGGCTCGGTATCTTCTTGGATCATCAGATGTCGTCCCTTTTCTTAAGAAACTAGCCGGTGCATCATCATCCAGCGTTTCGCTTGCACCAAACAGTTGA
- the LOC119988947 gene encoding trifunctional UDP-glucose 4,6-dehydratase/UDP-4-keto-6-deoxy-D-glucose 3,5-epimerase/UDP-4-keto-L-rhamnose-reductase RHM1 encodes MATYTPKNILITGAAGFIASHVCNRLIRNYPDYKIVVLDKLDYCSNLKNLLPSKLSPNFKFVKGDIGSADLVNYLLITESIDTIMHFAAQTHVDNSFGNSFEFTKNNIYGTHVLLEACKVTGQIRRFIHVSTDEVYGETDEDAVVGNHEASQLLPTNPYSATKAGAEMLVMAYGRSYGLPVITTRGNNVYGPNQFPEKLIPKFLLLAMRGKVLPIHGDGSNVRSYLYCEDVAEAFEVILHKGEVGHVYNIGTKKERRVIDVAKDICKIFGMDPDTNIKFVDNRPFNDQRYFLDDQKLKNLGWSERTAWEEGLRKTMEWYNQNPDWWGDVSGALLPHPRMLMMPGGRHFDGSEENKSPTHVSSNSNQSKMVVPVSRSSGSPRKPPYKFLIFGRTGWIGGLLGKLCEKQGIPYEYGRGRLEDRSSLIADIQNVKPTHIFNAAGVTGRPNVDWCESHKTETIRTNVAGTLTLADVCREHGLLMINYATGCIFEYDATHPEGSGIGFKEENTPNFTGSFYSKTKAMVEELLKEYDNVCTLRVRMPISSDLNNPRNFITKISRYNKVVNIPNSMTILDELLPISIEMAKRNLKGIWNFTNPGVVSHNEILEMYKSYIDSNFKWANFTLEEQAKVIVAPRSNNEMDATKLKTEFPELLSIKESLIKYVFEPNKRT; translated from the exons ATGGCTACTTATACTCCAAAGAACATCCTAATTACTGGTGCTGCTGGGTTTATTGCATCCCATGTTTGTAATCGGCTCATCCGTAACTACCCTGACTACAAAATTGTTGTGCTTGATAAGCTTGATTACTgttcaaatctgaaaaatctACTGCCCTCCAAATTATCCCCCAACTTCAAGTTTGTTAAGGGAGATATTGGAAGTGCTGATCTTGTGAACTACCTTCTCATTACGGAGTCCATTGACACAATAATGCACTTTGCTGCCCAGACCCATGTTGACAACTCCTTTGGTAATAGCTTTGAGTTCACCAAGAATAATATCTATGGTACCCATGTCCTTCTTGAGGCCTGCAAGGTCACTGGCCAGATCAGGAGGTTCATCCATGTAAGTACAGATGAGGTTTATGGGGAAACAGATGAGGATGCTGTTGTGGGAAACCACGAGGCTTCTCAGCTTCTCCCAACAAACCCATACTCTGCGACAAAGGCTGGAGCTGAAATGCTTGTTATGGCTTATGGTAGGTCGTATGGTTTACCTGTGATAACAACACGTGGAAACAATGTTTATGGGCCCAATCAATTTCCTGAAAAATTGATCCCCAAGTTTCTCCTACTGGCAATGAGGGGAAAAGTTCTACCAATTCATGGGGATGGATCCAATGTGAGGAGCTATTTGTATTGTGAGGATGTTGCCGAGGCTTTTGAAGTTATACTTCACAAGGGAGAGGTTGGCCATGTTTACAATATTGGGacaaagaaggaaagaagagtAATTGATGTGGCCAAAGATATATGCAAAATTTTCGGGATGGATCCAGATACAAATATCAAGTTTGTGGATAACAGGCCTTTTAATGACCAGAGGTACTTTCTGGATGATCAGAAGCTAAAGAATTTGGGCTGGTCTGAAAGAACTGCCTGGGAAGAAGGGTTGAGGAAGACAATGGAATGGTATAATCAGAATCCTGATTGGTGGGGTGATGTCTCTGGGGCACTGCTCCCTCACCCAAGAATGTTAATGATGCCTGGTGGGAGACACTTTGATGGATCTGAAGAGAACAAGTCACCAACTCATGTATCCAGTAATTCTAACCAGTCCAAAATGGTGGTTCCAGTATCCAGGAGCAGTGGCTCTCCTCGAAAACCACCATATAAGTTCTTGATCTTTGGCAGGACTGGCTGGATCGGGGGACTACTTGGCAAGTTATGCGAGAAACAGGGTATTCCATACGAGTATGGAAGGGGCCGTCTGGAGGATCGCTCGTCACTAATAGCAGATATTCAGAACGTTAAGCCCACCCATATTTTCAATGCTGCTGGTGTGACTGGGAGACCCAACGTTGACTGGTGTGAATCCCATAAGACAGAAACTATTCGCACCAATGTTGCTGGAACATTAACGTTGGCAGATGTTTGCAGAGAGCATGGACTCTTGATGATAAACTACGCCACCGGGTGTATTTTTGAGTACGATGCCACTCATCCTGAAGGTTCAGGCATTGGGTTCAAAGAAGAAAACACACCAAATTTCACTGGCTCCTTCTATTCGAAAACCAAAGCCATG GTTGAAGAGCTCTTGAAAGAATATGACAATGTCTGTACCCTTAGAGTCCGAATGCCAATATCATCTGACTTAAACAACCCTCGCAACTTCATCACCAAGATATCTCGTTACAATAAAGTTGTCAATATCCCCAACAGCATGACCATCTTGGATGAACTTTTACCTATTTCTATTGAGATGGCAAAGCGGAACTTGAAGGGTATATGGAACTTCACGAACCCTGGGGTCGTTAGCCACAATGAAATCCTCGAGATGTACAAGAGTTACATCGACTCCAACTTCAAATGGGCTAACTTCACATTGGAGGAGCAAGCCAAGGTCATAGTTGCCCCTCGAAGCAATAATGAGATGGATGCTACAAAGTTGAAGACGGAGTTCCCTGAGTTGCTGTCTATCAAGGAATCGCTGATTAAGTATGTCTTTGAACCGAATAAAAGGACCTAA
- the LOC119988773 gene encoding protein FLX-like 1 isoform X2: MSRRNRGPPLPMKGGRHTGLPAVDEIPYDRIPPHPALLEELRETQFGIGGNRGFPPHSAMIGEHLALQNQDIHNLLEDNQRLATTHVALKQELEITHHKLQQMAHFADSLRAETDAQMRELYDKSVLLEMDVRGVESMRSELAHVNADIKELTEGRQELTGRVQMMNQDLARVTADLQQVPALKSEIENMKLELQRASAAIEYEKKEYADNYQHGRVMEEKLISMARELEKLRAAAAVVNPDAGYGADYGNPEVSYARNPYPAGYGLNPVQSNAQSLPRYGAGPSPWGAYDMQRPRGNR; this comes from the exons ATGTCTCGAAGAAACCGCGGACCGCCTCTTCCGATGAAAGGTGGTCGTCACACTGGTTTACCAGCTGTGGATGAAATTCCTTACGACAGAATTCCGCCTCATCCTGCTCTTCTTGAAGAACTGCGTGAAACCCAGTTCGGAATTGGCGGCAATAGAGGGTTTCCGCCTCACTCTGCGATGATCGGGGAGCACCTAGCACTGCAAAATCAAGATATTCACAATTTGTTGGAAGATAATCAGCGTCTGGCCACAACCCATGTAGCATTGAAGCAGGAATTGGAGATCACCCATCACAAGTTGCAACAGATGGCGCACTTTGCTGACTCTTTGCGGGCGGAAACGGATGCCCAGATGAGGGAGTTGTATGATAAATCTGTTCTGTTGGAAATGGATGTTAGAGGGGTCGAGTCTATGCGAAGTGAGCTTGCTCATGTTAATGCTGATATTAAGGAACTTACCGAAGGAAGGCAGGAACTCACTGGTAGAGTGCAAATGATGAACCAAGACTTGGCCAGAGTTACAGCAGATTTGCAGCAGGTGCCGGCTTTGAAGTCGGAGATTGAGAACATGAAACTGGAACTGCAGCGTGCAAG TGCTGCTATTGAGTACGAGAAGAAAGAGTACGCTGATAATTATCAACATGGTCGGGTGATGGAGGAGAAACTGATATCAATGGCTCGGGAATTAGAGAAGCTTCGAGCTGCAGCAGCTGTTGTGAATCCTG ATGCAGGATATGGTGCAGATTATGGCAATCCTGAAGTTTCTTATGCTCGAAACCCTTATCCTGCTGGTTATGGATTGAACCCT GTACAAAGTAATGCACAAAGTCTCCCTCGATATGGAGCTGGTCCAAGTCCCTGGGGAGCGTATGATATGCAGCGTCCTCGAGGAAACAGATAG
- the LOC119988773 gene encoding protein FLX-like 1 isoform X1 translates to MSRRNRGPPLPMKGGRHTGLPAVDEIPYDRIPPHPALLEELRETQFGIGGNRGFPPHSAMIGEHLALQNQDIHNLLEDNQRLATTHVALKQELEITHHKLQQMAHFADSLRAETDAQMRELYDKSVLLEMDVRGVESMRSELAHVNADIKELTEGRQELTGRVQMMNQDLARVTADLQQVPALKSEIENMKLELQRASAAIEYEKKEYADNYQHGRVMEEKLISMARELEKLRAAAAVVNPGMIDAGYGADYGNPEVSYARNPYPAGYGLNPVQSNAQSLPRYGAGPSPWGAYDMQRPRGNR, encoded by the exons ATGTCTCGAAGAAACCGCGGACCGCCTCTTCCGATGAAAGGTGGTCGTCACACTGGTTTACCAGCTGTGGATGAAATTCCTTACGACAGAATTCCGCCTCATCCTGCTCTTCTTGAAGAACTGCGTGAAACCCAGTTCGGAATTGGCGGCAATAGAGGGTTTCCGCCTCACTCTGCGATGATCGGGGAGCACCTAGCACTGCAAAATCAAGATATTCACAATTTGTTGGAAGATAATCAGCGTCTGGCCACAACCCATGTAGCATTGAAGCAGGAATTGGAGATCACCCATCACAAGTTGCAACAGATGGCGCACTTTGCTGACTCTTTGCGGGCGGAAACGGATGCCCAGATGAGGGAGTTGTATGATAAATCTGTTCTGTTGGAAATGGATGTTAGAGGGGTCGAGTCTATGCGAAGTGAGCTTGCTCATGTTAATGCTGATATTAAGGAACTTACCGAAGGAAGGCAGGAACTCACTGGTAGAGTGCAAATGATGAACCAAGACTTGGCCAGAGTTACAGCAGATTTGCAGCAGGTGCCGGCTTTGAAGTCGGAGATTGAGAACATGAAACTGGAACTGCAGCGTGCAAG TGCTGCTATTGAGTACGAGAAGAAAGAGTACGCTGATAATTATCAACATGGTCGGGTGATGGAGGAGAAACTGATATCAATGGCTCGGGAATTAGAGAAGCTTCGAGCTGCAGCAGCTGTTGTGAATCCTGGTATGATTG ATGCAGGATATGGTGCAGATTATGGCAATCCTGAAGTTTCTTATGCTCGAAACCCTTATCCTGCTGGTTATGGATTGAACCCT GTACAAAGTAATGCACAAAGTCTCCCTCGATATGGAGCTGGTCCAAGTCCCTGGGGAGCGTATGATATGCAGCGTCCTCGAGGAAACAGATAG
- the LOC119988773 gene encoding protein FLX-like 1 isoform X4, with translation MSRRNRGPPLPMKGGRHTGLPAVDEIPYDRIPPHPALLEELRETQFGIGGNRGFPPHSAMIGEHLALQNQDIHNLLEDNQRLATTHVALKQELEITHHKLQQMAHFADSLRAETDAQMRELYDKSVLLEMDVRGVESMRSELAHVNADIKELTEGRQELTGRVQMMNQDLARVTADLQQVPALKSEIENMKLELQRASAAIEYEKKEYADNYQHGRVMEEKLISMARELEKLRAAAAVVNPGMEQKK, from the exons ATGTCTCGAAGAAACCGCGGACCGCCTCTTCCGATGAAAGGTGGTCGTCACACTGGTTTACCAGCTGTGGATGAAATTCCTTACGACAGAATTCCGCCTCATCCTGCTCTTCTTGAAGAACTGCGTGAAACCCAGTTCGGAATTGGCGGCAATAGAGGGTTTCCGCCTCACTCTGCGATGATCGGGGAGCACCTAGCACTGCAAAATCAAGATATTCACAATTTGTTGGAAGATAATCAGCGTCTGGCCACAACCCATGTAGCATTGAAGCAGGAATTGGAGATCACCCATCACAAGTTGCAACAGATGGCGCACTTTGCTGACTCTTTGCGGGCGGAAACGGATGCCCAGATGAGGGAGTTGTATGATAAATCTGTTCTGTTGGAAATGGATGTTAGAGGGGTCGAGTCTATGCGAAGTGAGCTTGCTCATGTTAATGCTGATATTAAGGAACTTACCGAAGGAAGGCAGGAACTCACTGGTAGAGTGCAAATGATGAACCAAGACTTGGCCAGAGTTACAGCAGATTTGCAGCAGGTGCCGGCTTTGAAGTCGGAGATTGAGAACATGAAACTGGAACTGCAGCGTGCAAG TGCTGCTATTGAGTACGAGAAGAAAGAGTACGCTGATAATTATCAACATGGTCGGGTGATGGAGGAGAAACTGATATCAATGGCTCGGGAATTAGAGAAGCTTCGAGCTGCAGCAGCTGTTGTGAATCCTG GAATGGAGCAAAAAAAGTAG
- the LOC119988773 gene encoding protein FLX-like 1 isoform X3 gives MSRRNRGPPLPMKGGRHTGLPAVDEIPYDRIPPHPALLEELRETQFGIGGNRGFPPHSAMIGEHLALQNQDIHNLLEDNQRLATTHVALKQELEITHHKLQQMAHFADSLRAETDAQMRELYDKSVLLEMDVRGVESMRSELAHVNADIKELTEGRQELTGRVQMMNQDLARVTADLQQVPALKSEIENMKLELQRASAAIEYEKKEYADNYQHGRVMEEKLISMARELEKLRAAAAVVNPGMIGMHFSVLFLIVNCFEV, from the exons ATGTCTCGAAGAAACCGCGGACCGCCTCTTCCGATGAAAGGTGGTCGTCACACTGGTTTACCAGCTGTGGATGAAATTCCTTACGACAGAATTCCGCCTCATCCTGCTCTTCTTGAAGAACTGCGTGAAACCCAGTTCGGAATTGGCGGCAATAGAGGGTTTCCGCCTCACTCTGCGATGATCGGGGAGCACCTAGCACTGCAAAATCAAGATATTCACAATTTGTTGGAAGATAATCAGCGTCTGGCCACAACCCATGTAGCATTGAAGCAGGAATTGGAGATCACCCATCACAAGTTGCAACAGATGGCGCACTTTGCTGACTCTTTGCGGGCGGAAACGGATGCCCAGATGAGGGAGTTGTATGATAAATCTGTTCTGTTGGAAATGGATGTTAGAGGGGTCGAGTCTATGCGAAGTGAGCTTGCTCATGTTAATGCTGATATTAAGGAACTTACCGAAGGAAGGCAGGAACTCACTGGTAGAGTGCAAATGATGAACCAAGACTTGGCCAGAGTTACAGCAGATTTGCAGCAGGTGCCGGCTTTGAAGTCGGAGATTGAGAACATGAAACTGGAACTGCAGCGTGCAAG TGCTGCTATTGAGTACGAGAAGAAAGAGTACGCTGATAATTATCAACATGGTCGGGTGATGGAGGAGAAACTGATATCAATGGCTCGGGAATTAGAGAAGCTTCGAGCTGCAGCAGCTGTTGTGAATCCTGGTATGATTGGTATGCACTTCTCTGTGTTATTTctaattgttaattgttttGAAGTTTAA
- the LOC119989662 gene encoding aspartic proteinase CDR1-like, producing the protein MQCYPCRGCYQQDAPFFYPKLSTTYEDLDYETEFCQHLKNKKRGFFGLCNYTYSYKDGSYSSGILSKETLYLDSTRDEKNDFHKFVFGCGHGNNGRFSSRTQGVVGLGGGPLSLTSQLKTQIEHKFSYCLVPVEAQTTSKLIFGPRAEISGEGVVSTPLVSTCEPTFYCIVLESISIGTERMTIGQSHRRIIGPSQHHIMVDSGTTFTLLHSTVYDKLEAMVKKTIGNSTNPVPDPTKLFRLCYEKHSVAGVKIPNMVFHFTGADLHLPLKNTFANYNNMYCMMILPTPDRLSILGSMSQVNFLVEYDLLHRKISFVPANCNSLG; encoded by the coding sequence ATGCAATGTTATCCTTGTCGCGGATGCTACCAGCAAGATGCACCATTCTTTTATCCGAAACTATCCACCACCTATGAAGACCTAGATTATGAAACAGAATTCTGTCAACATTTGAAGAACAAGAAGCGTGGGTTTTTTGGGCTCTGCAACTATACTTACTCTTACAAAGATGGGTCCTATTCATCTGGAATCTTAAGTAAAGAGACCTTATACTTGGACTCTACAAGAGATGAAAAGAATGATTTCCATAAATTCGTGTTTGGTTGTGGTCATGGTAATAATGGTCGTTTCAGTAGTCGTACACAAGGTGTTGTTGGCCTCGGCGGAGGGCCATTATCATTAACTTCTCAACTAAAAACACAAATCGAACACAAATTCTCGTATTGTTTGGTTCCAGTTGAAGCACAAACTACCAGCAAGCTCATATTTGGACCAAGAGCTGAGATATCTGGAGAAGGAGTAGTTTCAACTCCACTTGTATCCACATGTGAGCCAACTTTCTATTGTATTGTTCTTGAAAGCATTAGTATTGGAACAGAAAGAATGACAATAGGCCAAAGCCATCGTCGTATCATAGGCCCAAGCCAGCATCATATCATGGTAGATTCTGGGACGACCTTCACACTGTTGCATTCAACCGTGTATGATAAGTTAGAAGCTATGGTTAAGAAGACAATTGGTAATAGTACCAACCCAGTACCAGATCCAACAAAATTGTTTCGTTTATGCTATGAAAAACACTCTGTTGCAGGTGTCAAGATTCCAAACATGGTATTCCATTTTACTGGTGCAGATCTTCATTTACCACTCAAAAATACGTTTGCCAACTACAATAATATGTATTGTATGATGATACTTCCTACTCCTGATCGTCTTTCTATTCTTGGAAGCATGTCACAAGTTAACTTTCTGGTAGAGTATGATCTTCTACATAGGAAAATATCTTTTGTTCCAGCAAACTGCAACAGTTTGGGCTGA